A genomic window from Candidatus Sulfotelmatobacter sp. includes:
- a CDS encoding PhzF family phenazine biosynthesis protein codes for MPKSWRRLAMAQWDVFTSRALEGNSLAVFSDARGLSDSEMQSIAKEMNLSETTFIFPRDAATERERGLRVRIFTVQEELPFAGHPTLGTAFALRAESGGKEIVLELNVGKVPVRFEDSPGEPIFGEMTQIDPVFGMQHDHEVVAHATGLDVKDFDPALPIETVSTGIAYTIVPLKSLAVLQNLRVDLNRGSEYLKRTGGKFFYFVSREIVDPAARLHARMLFYNGEDAATGSAAGCAAAWMVRHEVAQPDERVLIEQGIEMLRPSRIFVRSSIHEKRHDNRVVNVRVGGNAVEVMRAEFFL; via the coding sequence ATGCCTAAATCGTGGCGGCGTCTGGCCATGGCGCAATGGGATGTTTTTACTTCGCGAGCGCTCGAAGGCAATTCCCTCGCCGTCTTTTCTGACGCCCGAGGACTGAGCGACTCGGAGATGCAGTCGATCGCCAAGGAGATGAATCTTTCGGAAACGACATTTATTTTTCCACGCGACGCTGCAACCGAGCGTGAGCGGGGCTTGCGCGTAAGAATTTTTACTGTACAGGAAGAGTTACCCTTCGCTGGCCATCCCACGCTGGGAACGGCGTTTGCGCTGCGCGCAGAATCCGGCGGGAAAGAGATCGTGCTCGAGTTGAACGTAGGCAAGGTTCCCGTCCGCTTCGAAGATTCGCCGGGTGAGCCAATCTTCGGAGAAATGACGCAGATCGATCCTGTGTTCGGCATGCAGCACGATCATGAGGTAGTTGCCCATGCGACGGGACTAGACGTGAAAGATTTCGATCCCGCGCTCCCCATCGAAACTGTCTCGACGGGAATCGCCTATACGATTGTTCCTCTGAAATCCCTGGCTGTCCTACAGAACTTGCGGGTCGACCTGAATCGCGGCAGCGAGTATCTGAAAAGAACCGGCGGAAAATTCTTTTACTTCGTGTCTCGCGAAATCGTCGATCCGGCAGCCCGTTTGCATGCTCGCATGCTGTTCTACAACGGCGAAGATGCGGCCACCGGGTCGGCTGCAGGTTGCGCCGCCGCGTGGATGGTAAGGCACGAAGTCGCCCAACCGGATGAGCGCGTCCTGATCGAGCAGGGCATTGAGATGCTGCGTCCGAGCCGTATTTTTGTGCGCTCGTCCATTCACGAAAAGCGACACGATAACCGGGTAGTTAACGTTCGCGTCGGCGGCAACGCCGTTGAGGTCATGCGCGCCGAATTTTTCCTCTAA
- a CDS encoding efflux RND transporter periplasmic adaptor subunit has product MDIARPEFKRQKLRRQIIGGVVAAAAVAVLILVILRLKPAAPSVERGTVWTDTVKHGSMLRQVHGPGSLVPTQEAVRQIPAETEATVVRIRMLPGSQVKADAILLEMSNPQVEQAAVDARLQFQATQAEYQSLKVKLESDLMTQRAGAATVSADYGQASRQAETDKALYDLGVISGLAYKASKGKADELTLRNDLENQRLAINKKAIETQLAQEQAKVDEARTLAELKQKQLDALKVRAGIDGVLVDLPLQVGQHVQPGVMLAKVVQPDHLMAALKIAETQARDVQLGEPAAIDTHNGIIGGTVMRVDPAVQNGTVTVDVKLTSEMPKGARPDLSVDGTIDLERLDNVLYVGRPAFGQENSTISLFKLDSDGKEATRVPVKVGRESVNSIQVYEGLHEGDTVILSDMSRWDKTDRIRLE; this is encoded by the coding sequence ATGGATATCGCACGCCCAGAGTTCAAGCGCCAGAAACTGCGCCGCCAGATTATCGGCGGAGTGGTCGCCGCCGCGGCGGTTGCGGTATTGATCCTGGTTATTCTGCGACTCAAGCCGGCTGCGCCTTCGGTGGAGCGCGGGACCGTCTGGACCGACACGGTGAAGCATGGGTCGATGCTGCGGCAGGTGCATGGGCCGGGGTCGCTGGTCCCGACGCAGGAAGCGGTTCGGCAGATTCCGGCCGAGACCGAAGCGACCGTTGTGCGCATTCGCATGTTGCCGGGGTCGCAGGTGAAGGCGGACGCGATCCTTCTGGAAATGAGCAATCCTCAGGTGGAGCAGGCGGCGGTGGACGCGCGCCTGCAATTCCAAGCGACGCAGGCGGAGTATCAAAGCTTGAAGGTGAAGCTCGAAAGCGATCTGATGACGCAGCGAGCCGGCGCCGCGACCGTGAGCGCCGACTATGGGCAGGCGTCGCGTCAGGCGGAAACGGATAAGGCGCTGTATGACCTGGGAGTGATTTCAGGGCTGGCTTACAAGGCGTCGAAGGGGAAAGCGGACGAACTGACGCTCAGGAACGATCTGGAAAATCAGCGGCTGGCGATCAACAAGAAGGCCATCGAAACGCAACTGGCGCAGGAACAGGCGAAGGTGGATGAGGCTCGGACGCTGGCTGAGCTGAAGCAGAAGCAACTCGATGCGTTGAAAGTCCGCGCCGGCATCGACGGTGTGCTGGTGGATCTCCCGTTGCAGGTTGGGCAGCATGTTCAGCCCGGAGTCATGCTCGCGAAAGTGGTGCAGCCCGATCACCTGATGGCGGCATTGAAGATTGCCGAGACGCAGGCGCGCGACGTGCAGTTGGGTGAGCCGGCGGCGATCGACACCCACAACGGCATTATCGGCGGGACGGTCATGCGGGTGGATCCGGCGGTACAAAACGGAACCGTAACCGTGGACGTCAAACTTACCAGCGAAATGCCCAAGGGCGCGCGGCCCGATTTGAGCGTGGACGGCACGATCGACCTGGAGCGCCTGGACAATGTTCTCTATGTGGGGCGACCGGCATTCGGACAGGAGAACAGCACGATCAGTTTGTTCAAGCTGGATTCCGATGGCAAAGAGGCGACACGAGTGCCGGTAAAAGTTGGACGCGAGTCGGTGAATTCGATTCAGGTTTACGAAGGGCTGCATGAAGGCGACACCGTCATTCTTTCCGACATGTCACGCTGGGACAAGACCGACCGCATACGGCTCGAATAA
- a CDS encoding peroxiredoxin, translating into MTTATETNTIPRINDTAPDFTAETTQGTIHFHDWMGDGWAILFSHPKDFTPVCTTELGYMAKLQPEFAKRNVKIIGLSVDPVTNHSKWAADIEETQGAKVNYPMIGDPQLKIAKLYGMLPAEAGETCEGRTPADNATVRTVFVVGPDKKIKLQLSYPMTTGRNFDEILRVIDSMQLTAKHKVATPVNWKPGDDVIITGAVSNEEAQQKFPGFKTVKPYLRTTAQPK; encoded by the coding sequence ATGACTACCGCGACTGAAACGAATACAATTCCCCGCATTAACGACACGGCTCCCGACTTCACCGCCGAAACCACGCAGGGCACGATTCACTTTCACGACTGGATGGGCGACGGCTGGGCGATTTTATTTTCTCATCCCAAAGACTTTACCCCGGTCTGCACCACCGAACTTGGATACATGGCAAAGTTGCAGCCGGAATTTGCCAAGCGCAACGTGAAGATCATTGGCCTGAGCGTCGATCCTGTCACCAACCACAGCAAGTGGGCTGCCGATATTGAAGAGACACAGGGTGCGAAGGTGAATTATCCAATGATCGGCGATCCGCAGTTGAAGATCGCAAAGCTTTACGGCATGCTGCCCGCCGAGGCCGGCGAAACCTGCGAAGGCCGCACTCCCGCCGATAATGCAACGGTGCGCACAGTTTTTGTGGTCGGGCCGGACAAGAAAATCAAGCTGCAACTCAGCTATCCCATGACGACGGGGCGGAATTTCGACGAAATCCTGCGGGTGATCGACTCCATGCAGCTCACGGCGAAACACAAAGTGGCGACGCCAGTGAACTGGAAGCCGGGCGACGACGTGATCATTACCGGCGCAGTTTCCAACGAAGAGGCGCAGCAGAAATTTCCGGGCTTCAAGACGGTGAAGCCGTATTTGCGAACGACGGCGCAGCCGAAGTAG
- a CDS encoding response regulator produces MKPKRTILCVDDNEQSLSHRKIMLETRGYRVASFSRGEDALTRFQQGGVDLVIADMAMPGLDGPQLIAQIKDLSPNTPAILISSKVRIYDHDSQADVFLTKGMYAPVDLLERIRLLLVRKRGPKRMQQRPNPIPNQIGAA; encoded by the coding sequence ATGAAACCCAAGCGCACGATCTTGTGTGTCGATGACAACGAACAGTCGCTTTCCCACCGCAAAATCATGCTGGAAACCCGCGGCTACCGCGTGGCAAGTTTCTCGCGCGGAGAAGATGCTCTAACGCGTTTCCAACAAGGCGGTGTCGACCTGGTGATTGCCGATATGGCGATGCCTGGTCTCGATGGCCCTCAACTGATCGCCCAGATCAAAGATCTCTCGCCGAACACGCCTGCGATTCTTATCTCCAGCAAAGTCCGCATCTACGATCACGACTCGCAGGCCGACGTTTTTCTCACTAAGGGCATGTACGCGCCCGTCGACCTGCTGGAACGCATTCGGCTATTGCTGGTGCGCAAGCGCGGCCCCAAACGCATGCAGCAACGGCCCAACCCAATTCCCAACCAAATCGGCGCAGCCTGA